In the bacterium genome, one interval contains:
- a CDS encoding SURF1 family protein, which yields MRRFLRPWWVVSHVLVLALIVVMLNLGFWQLRRLEERRDLNTLQAERTAAAAVVAGALSSEVAAGGVEAVEYRVVEVTGRYRAADEVAVRNRTLGGLPGVWLLTPLVPAEGPAVVVNRGWVPQSSSDPAARPPAPVPDGEVTVRGHVRLSERRAGLGVADPAEGRLASLARPDIERYAAQLDYAVHPFYVQMTSQDPPPGDYPVMVALPAPGDGPHLGYAVQWFIFTAIAVVGYPLVLRHVSRRPDRAALPDDETALEGDADPVPGEAS from the coding sequence ATGCGGCGGTTTCTTCGGCCCTGGTGGGTTGTGTCGCATGTGCTGGTGCTGGCGTTGATCGTGGTGATGCTCAACCTGGGGTTCTGGCAGTTGCGGCGGTTGGAGGAGCGGCGTGATCTGAACACCCTTCAGGCCGAGCGCACGGCTGCGGCGGCGGTGGTGGCCGGTGCGCTGAGTTCTGAGGTCGCTGCCGGCGGCGTGGAGGCTGTCGAGTACCGGGTGGTGGAAGTGACCGGGCGTTACCGCGCCGCCGACGAGGTGGCGGTGCGCAACCGCACCCTGGGTGGTCTCCCCGGTGTTTGGTTGCTGACCCCTTTGGTGCCCGCCGAGGGTCCCGCCGTCGTCGTCAACCGGGGGTGGGTTCCGCAGTCCTCCAGCGATCCGGCAGCGCGCCCACCCGCGCCCGTGCCCGACGGTGAGGTGACCGTTCGGGGACATGTGCGCCTCAGCGAGCGGCGGGCGGGCCTGGGTGTGGCCGATCCGGCCGAGGGGCGCCTGGCGAGCCTGGCGCGGCCCGACATCGAGCGGTACGCCGCCCAACTGGACTACGCCGTGCACCCCTTCTACGTGCAGATGACCAGCCAGGATCCGCCGCCGGGCGACTATCCGGTGATGGTGGCGCTGCCGGCTCCCGGCGACGGCCCGCATCTGGGCTACGCGGTGCAGTGGTTCATCTTCACCGCCATTGCCGTGGTGGGCTACCCGCTGGTGCTGCGGCACGTCTCCCGCCGCCCCGACCGTGCCGCCCTCCCCGACGACGAGACCGCGCTCGAGGGCGACGCCGACCCGGTGCCCGGCGAGGCCTCCTGA
- a CDS encoding helix-turn-helix domain-containing protein: MSELTGAERYLRDRRADPAYDRAYTAARRNIDQIDAIIRALDQRRCNLKLSKAELARRADLRPEVIRRLFSAETPNPTLSTVVALAGALELELTAEPFEDSRAS; encoded by the coding sequence ATGTCCGAACTCACCGGGGCTGAGCGATACCTCAGGGACCGACGAGCGGATCCGGCCTACGACCGCGCGTATACGGCGGCCCGACGAAACATCGACCAGATCGATGCCATCATTCGCGCGCTGGACCAGCGTCGATGCAACTTGAAGCTGAGTAAGGCGGAACTCGCTCGTCGGGCAGATCTTCGCCCGGAGGTGATTCGGCGGCTGTTCTCCGCGGAAACCCCCAATCCGACCTTGTCGACCGTTGTTGCCCTTGCCGGGGCATTGGAACTTGAACTGACAGCCGAGCCATTTGAGGACAGCCGCGCTAGCTGA
- a CDS encoding class I SAM-dependent DNA methyltransferase, with translation MSTTNSATTGYEAELWEMADALRGNMDAAEYKHVVLGLIFLKYVSDAFEETRAQLTAEIDEGADPEQPDEYRARNVLWVPREARWERLQAQARQPTIGQATDDAMEAVEEANPALDDVLPKIYGLPALDKQRLGRLIDVIGNITVGDAEARSRDVLGRVYEYFLSGFAGAEGKRGGEFYTPRCVVRLLVEMLEPYEGRVYDPCCGSSGMFVQSLEFIRAHTSGNGNGGRAAAPISIWGQESNYTTWRLARMNLAIRGIEGQIAHGDSFHNDRHPDLRADYILANPPFNVSDWGGERLADDQRWQYGAPPPGNANFAWVQHIVHHLAPTGIAGFVLANGSMSSTRSSEGEIRERLVEAELVDCMVALPGQLFYSTQIPACLWFLARDRRDGAFRDRRGEVLFIDARQLGRMVDRTHRELTDEDIARIADTYHAWRSEDGSDAYSDVPGFCKSADLEEVRHHGHVLTPGRYVGAEPTPDDSEPFEEKMARLSAQWREQQAEAARLDTAIEENLRTLGFGPAHSKEA, from the coding sequence ATGAGCACCACCAACAGCGCTACCACCGGATATGAGGCCGAGCTTTGGGAGATGGCCGACGCGCTGCGCGGCAACATGGACGCCGCCGAGTACAAGCACGTCGTGCTCGGCCTCATCTTCTTGAAGTACGTCTCGGACGCCTTCGAGGAGACCCGCGCCCAACTCACCGCCGAGATCGACGAGGGCGCCGACCCCGAACAGCCCGACGAGTACCGCGCCAGGAACGTCCTCTGGGTGCCGCGCGAGGCGCGCTGGGAACGGCTGCAGGCGCAAGCCCGCCAACCGACCATCGGCCAAGCCACCGACGACGCCATGGAGGCCGTCGAGGAGGCGAACCCCGCGCTCGACGACGTGCTGCCGAAGATCTACGGGCTGCCGGCTCTCGACAAGCAGCGGCTGGGCCGGCTGATCGACGTCATCGGCAACATCACCGTCGGCGACGCCGAGGCCCGCTCGCGGGACGTACTCGGGCGGGTCTACGAGTACTTCCTCTCCGGCTTCGCCGGCGCCGAGGGCAAGCGCGGCGGCGAGTTCTACACGCCGCGCTGCGTGGTGCGACTGCTGGTGGAGATGTTGGAGCCCTACGAGGGGCGCGTCTACGACCCGTGCTGCGGCTCTTCGGGGATGTTCGTGCAGTCCCTCGAGTTCATTCGTGCCCACACCTCGGGCAACGGCAACGGCGGGCGGGCCGCCGCCCCGATCTCGATCTGGGGCCAGGAGTCCAACTACACCACTTGGCGGCTGGCGAGGATGAACCTGGCGATCCGGGGCATCGAGGGCCAGATCGCCCACGGCGACAGCTTCCACAACGACCGGCATCCCGACCTACGGGCCGACTACATCCTCGCCAACCCGCCGTTCAACGTCTCGGACTGGGGCGGCGAGCGACTCGCCGACGACCAGCGCTGGCAGTACGGCGCCCCGCCGCCGGGCAACGCCAACTTCGCCTGGGTGCAGCACATCGTCCACCACCTCGCCCCGACGGGAATAGCCGGGTTCGTGCTGGCCAACGGCTCCATGTCCTCCACCCGCTCGAGCGAGGGCGAGATCCGCGAGCGCCTCGTGGAGGCGGAACTGGTCGATTGCATGGTCGCCCTGCCGGGGCAGCTCTTCTACTCCACGCAGATCCCGGCCTGCCTGTGGTTCCTCGCCCGCGACCGCCGCGACGGCGCCTTCCGCGACCGCCGAGGCGAAGTGCTGTTCATCGACGCCCGCCAGCTAGGACGCATGGTCGACCGCACACACCGCGAACTGACCGACGAGGACATCGCCCGCATCGCCGACACCTACCACGCCTGGCGTAGCGAGGATGGGTCCGACGCCTACAGCGACGTTCCGGGCTTCTGCAAGTCGGCGGACCTCGAGGAGGTACGCCACCACGGCCACGTGCTCACCCCCGGCCGCTACGTCGGCGCCGAACCCACTCCCGACGACAGCGAACCCTTCGAGGAGAAAATGGCCCGCCTCAGCGCCCAATGGCGCGAACAACAGGCCGAGGCCGCCCGCCTCGACACAGCCATCGAGGAGAACCTACGGACGCTCGGCTTCGGCCCGGCACACTCCAAGGAAGCCTAA
- a CDS encoding HI0074 family nucleotidyltransferase substrate-binding subunit, producing the protein MPIDLTPLRNSLNSLTESLHLCDSRLAEGNLAVGEHSSLRAGAIKHFEIAYELSWKMMQRWLNTNVGPDAADPLTRHGLFRLSCEKRLISDVGAWIGHNKARNQTAHIYDEKIAIAVYEGISAFIEDARELLGSLEVRND; encoded by the coding sequence ATGCCTATTGATCTGACTCCGCTACGTAACTCTCTCAACTCTCTCACCGAGTCACTGCACCTCTGCGACTCCCGGCTTGCAGAGGGGAACTTAGCCGTCGGTGAGCACAGCTCGCTGCGCGCCGGGGCGATCAAACATTTCGAGATCGCCTACGAATTGTCGTGGAAAATGATGCAACGGTGGCTCAACACTAACGTAGGCCCCGATGCCGCAGATCCTCTCACGAGGCACGGTCTCTTTCGCTTGTCGTGCGAGAAAAGACTCATTTCTGATGTAGGTGCCTGGATCGGACACAACAAAGCGCGCAATCAGACGGCTCACATCTACGACGAGAAGATCGCTATTGCTGTCTATGAGGGGATCAGCGCATTTATTGAAGACGCTCGAGAACTGCTGGGTTCGCTGGAAGTCCGCAATGATTGA
- a CDS encoding nucleotidyltransferase substrate binding protein codes for MIDLATLRSVLTNLEEQHNHLRQLESDTPRLTREGIRESVIQRFEICYDMAWKVLRRHLHVELRIPDIPNSPRPVFRIAAENHLVGGGGQRWQDYSSTRIQTTHMYSEEIVDSAIALIPTFLRDTADLIQRMEQGTRHD; via the coding sequence ATGATTGACCTAGCGACCCTACGATCGGTGCTGACCAATCTGGAGGAACAGCACAATCACCTGCGTCAGCTGGAATCGGATACTCCGCGATTGACCCGCGAGGGGATCAGGGAATCTGTGATACAGCGATTCGAGATTTGCTACGATATGGCTTGGAAGGTGCTTCGCCGACACTTGCATGTGGAATTGCGAATCCCCGATATTCCCAACAGTCCCAGACCCGTCTTTCGCATCGCAGCCGAGAACCACCTAGTGGGTGGCGGGGGCCAGCGCTGGCAGGACTATTCTAGTACGCGCATCCAAACAACACACATGTACAGTGAGGAGATTGTGGACTCGGCGATTGCACTCATACCGACATTCCTCCGTGACACCGCCGATCTGATCCAGCGCATGGAGCAGGGTACTCGGCATGACTAG
- a CDS encoding restriction endonuclease subunit S, producing the protein MDLAIVGADKCDGRILGDLREAFEESDLPIRVEVVDWHAIDDAFRSRIEPDCVVIRQAGKRIEIMLGDVCVKIGSGATPRGGKQAYVRNGPCSLIRSQNVHNTGFSHDGLASITQEQAESLQNVEVLRDDVLLNITGDSVARVCQVDPLVLPARVNQHVAIVRPDASKLEPEYLRYYLASPESQSTLLRWASSGGTRNALTKHMIESFVVQAPADLSEQRTIARSLGALDDKIELNRRMSETLDEMGRALFKSWFVDFDPVHAKAEGRPTGLPTEIDELFPDSFEPSELGPIPAGWQVKALGDVINVNPRRSIRRGDVATHVEMAAMPTTGPQVTALGRRSYTSGSRFTRSDTLLARITPSLENGKAALVDFLDDGEIGWGSTELIVLRPKPPWPPEIAYAIAREPNFREHAIVNTTGTSGRQRVPAEAIAAYILASPPPGVALAFGSLIHPWFERVTCLGRQSCALETLRDTLLPRLLSGEMRMPTAEVA; encoded by the coding sequence TTGGACTTGGCCATCGTCGGAGCTGACAAGTGTGACGGTCGGATACTCGGTGATCTGCGTGAGGCATTCGAGGAATCCGACCTGCCGATACGTGTCGAAGTGGTCGACTGGCACGCCATAGACGACGCTTTCCGCAGCAGGATCGAGCCGGACTGCGTCGTGATCCGGCAGGCGGGCAAGCGGATCGAGATCATGCTGGGAGACGTGTGTGTAAAGATCGGCAGCGGAGCAACACCCCGCGGCGGCAAGCAAGCCTACGTCCGGAACGGACCCTGCTCGCTGATCCGAAGCCAAAATGTTCATAACACAGGGTTCTCCCACGACGGCTTGGCATCCATAACCCAAGAGCAGGCGGAATCCCTCCAGAACGTCGAAGTCCTACGCGATGATGTGCTGCTGAATATAACCGGGGACTCCGTTGCGCGAGTGTGTCAAGTAGATCCGCTGGTCCTGCCGGCTCGCGTTAACCAGCATGTCGCAATCGTCCGGCCGGATGCCAGCAAATTGGAGCCGGAATACCTTCGGTACTACTTGGCTTCGCCGGAAAGTCAGTCGACACTCTTGAGATGGGCAAGCTCGGGCGGCACGCGGAATGCGCTGACCAAGCACATGATCGAATCGTTTGTCGTGCAGGCACCGGCAGACCTGAGTGAACAACGGACCATCGCCCGATCCCTCGGTGCGCTGGATGACAAGATCGAACTCAACCGGCGCATGAGCGAGACGCTCGATGAGATGGGGCGGGCACTGTTCAAGTCGTGGTTTGTGGACTTCGACCCGGTCCACGCCAAGGCCGAAGGCCGCCCCACCGGCCTGCCGACCGAAATCGACGAGCTGTTCCCCGACTCCTTCGAGCCATCCGAACTGGGCCCCATCCCCGCCGGCTGGCAGGTCAAGGCACTGGGCGACGTGATCAACGTAAATCCCCGCAGGAGTATCCGTCGCGGAGACGTGGCGACTCATGTCGAAATGGCAGCAATGCCGACGACTGGACCACAGGTCACAGCGTTGGGCCGTCGATCCTACACGTCGGGTAGCCGCTTCACGCGCAGCGACACACTCTTGGCACGAATCACTCCTTCCCTGGAAAACGGCAAGGCGGCGCTCGTTGACTTCCTTGATGACGGCGAGATCGGGTGGGGGTCAACAGAGTTGATCGTGTTGCGCCCGAAGCCCCCGTGGCCGCCCGAGATCGCATACGCCATAGCGCGCGAGCCCAACTTCCGCGAACATGCGATCGTCAACACGACAGGCACGAGCGGACGACAACGCGTACCAGCTGAAGCGATCGCGGCCTACATCCTGGCATCTCCTCCGCCAGGAGTAGCCTTGGCTTTCGGCAGCCTCATCCACCCGTGGTTCGAACGCGTGACCTGTCTCGGCCGTCAGTCGTGCGCCCTCGAGACCCTTCGGGACACGCTGCTGCCGAGACTGCTCTCCGGCGAGATGCGGATGCCGACCGCCGAGGTGGCGTGA
- a CDS encoding type II toxin-antitoxin system VapC family toxin: MTGFVLDTNVVSELTKDRPEPRVLAFLNRTADTWLSSVVVHEIRFGMHTMPAGRRRDQVRADLSALLASHSDRILPLDRAGAEWAAHARAKMIRAGHDPGLADLLIAGTAAAHNLAVATRNVRDFEGLGIEVVNPWTIDLQDRP; encoded by the coding sequence ATGACTGGATTTGTGCTGGACACCAACGTCGTATCCGAGTTGACCAAGGACCGTCCCGAGCCGCGGGTTCTCGCCTTCCTCAACCGGACCGCCGACACTTGGCTCTCGTCGGTTGTCGTCCACGAAATCCGGTTCGGCATGCATACCATGCCGGCGGGTAGGCGTCGAGATCAGGTTCGCGCCGATCTGTCGGCATTGCTCGCGAGCCACTCCGACCGCATCCTGCCCCTGGATCGCGCCGGGGCGGAATGGGCGGCACATGCCCGGGCGAAGATGATACGCGCCGGGCACGACCCGGGTCTCGCCGACTTGCTCATCGCCGGGACAGCGGCGGCTCACAACCTGGCCGTGGCCACCCGGAACGTGCGGGATTTCGAGGGTCTGGGAATCGAGGTCGTCAACCCTTGGACGATTGATCTCCAAGACCGGCCATGA
- a CDS encoding type I restriction endonuclease subunit R, with amino-acid sequence MTAFGEADVERAALDWLAGLGWAVAYGPDLSPGGGRQERADYSAVVLERRLRGALARLNPALPADALDDACRRVARPEGSTLETRNRAFHRLLIEGVAVERRTAGGAARGAQAHVIDFGNPAANDWLAVNQFTVTERKCTRRPDIVLFVNGLPLGVVELKNPADTDADVWAAWRQLQTYKAELPTLFSMNELLIVSDGLAARLGTLTAGREWFKPWRTISGEELAAPDLSGLQVLLEGVCAPERLLPLIRDFIVFDDDGSGVLVKKIAGYHQFGAVRTAVAETLRAARLRGAEASVGADRQRAEDTHRAAPPTSASGSGAAAGLRSTSDAVLGADAATPGGGTAASAASGESQNRRGGKSGDRRIGVVWHTQGAGKSLTMAFYAGAIIRERAMENPTIVVLTDRNDLDDQLFGTFSRCADLLRQAPVQAESRADLRRKLSVPSGGVVFTTIQKFFPTERGDAHPALSDRRNIVVIADEAHRSQYDFIDGFARHMRDALPNASFVGFTGTPVELRDANTRAVFGDYISIYDIQRSVEDEATVPIYYESRLAQLSLDERLRLRIDEDFDEATEGEEIQRREQLKTRWAQLEAIVGAEGRIRQVAGDIVEHYSRRLEALEGKAMVVCMSRRICVDLYGELVRLRPEWEHADDEAGEIKVVMTGSASDPPDWQPHIRNKARREALARRFRDADDPLRIVVVRDMWLTGFDAPSLHTMYVDKPMRGHGLMQAIARVNRVFKDKPGGLVVDYLGLAHELKRALAAYTRDGGTGRTAIDQSEAVAIMQERYEICCGLLGGFDWSRWTTGSPGERLGLLPAAQEHLLAQEEGKERFLAHVRALEQAFALAVPHERALAIRDDVAFFQAVRSALVKRTVGEARTDEELDHAIRQIIAGAVAPEGVVDIFAAAGLDKPDISILSDEFLAEVRGMPHRNLAVELLQKLLKGELSARRRTNVVQARSFSEMLERSLRRYQNRAIEAAQVIEELIELAREMREAAARGETLGLNDDELAFYDALGANDSAVSVLGDGTLRDIARELVETVRANVTIDWTLRESVRAQLRVLVRRTLNRHGYPPDKQEQATLTVIEQAEVLSERWAA; translated from the coding sequence ATGACCGCGTTCGGGGAGGCCGACGTCGAGCGGGCGGCGCTGGACTGGTTGGCGGGTCTCGGCTGGGCGGTGGCGTACGGGCCGGACCTCTCCCCCGGCGGCGGCCGGCAAGAGCGAGCCGACTACAGCGCCGTGGTGCTGGAGCGGCGGTTGCGGGGCGCTCTGGCGCGCCTCAACCCGGCGCTGCCTGCGGACGCCCTCGATGACGCATGCCGCAGGGTGGCCCGGCCGGAGGGTTCGACCCTCGAGACACGCAACCGGGCCTTCCATCGGCTGTTGATCGAGGGCGTCGCAGTGGAGCGCCGCACCGCCGGCGGAGCGGCCCGCGGCGCGCAGGCGCACGTCATCGACTTCGGGAATCCGGCGGCCAATGACTGGCTGGCGGTCAACCAGTTCACGGTCACCGAACGCAAATGCACGCGGCGCCCCGACATCGTGCTGTTCGTGAACGGGCTGCCGCTGGGCGTCGTCGAACTCAAGAACCCGGCCGATACCGATGCCGACGTGTGGGCCGCGTGGCGACAGCTGCAGACCTACAAGGCCGAGCTGCCGACGCTGTTCTCGATGAACGAGCTGCTCATCGTCTCCGATGGGCTCGCCGCGCGGCTCGGGACGCTCACGGCGGGTCGGGAGTGGTTCAAACCGTGGCGCACGATCTCCGGCGAGGAACTGGCCGCCCCCGATCTCTCGGGCCTGCAGGTGCTGTTGGAGGGCGTCTGCGCGCCCGAACGGCTGCTCCCCCTGATCCGTGACTTCATCGTCTTCGATGACGACGGGAGCGGCGTGCTGGTCAAGAAGATAGCCGGCTACCACCAGTTCGGTGCCGTGCGCACCGCGGTCGCCGAGACCCTGCGCGCCGCACGGCTGCGAGGCGCGGAGGCCAGCGTTGGAGCCGACCGGCAGCGCGCCGAGGACACCCACCGCGCAGCGCCGCCGACCAGCGCAAGCGGCTCCGGTGCCGCGGCCGGCTTGCGGAGCACCTCAGACGCCGTGCTCGGCGCCGATGCCGCAACTCCAGGTGGCGGAACCGCCGCGTCCGCCGCGTCCGGCGAGTCTCAGAACCGTCGGGGCGGGAAGTCCGGCGACCGTCGCATCGGTGTGGTGTGGCACACCCAAGGGGCGGGCAAGAGCCTGACGATGGCCTTCTACGCCGGGGCGATCATCCGTGAGCGGGCAATGGAGAACCCGACGATCGTGGTGCTGACCGACCGCAACGACCTCGACGACCAGCTCTTCGGCACGTTCTCGCGCTGCGCGGATCTGCTGCGCCAGGCGCCGGTGCAGGCCGAGAGCCGCGCCGACCTGCGGCGGAAGCTGTCGGTGCCGTCCGGCGGGGTGGTGTTCACGACGATCCAGAAGTTCTTCCCCACCGAGCGCGGCGACGCGCACCCGGCGCTGTCGGACCGCCGCAACATCGTCGTCATCGCGGATGAGGCGCACCGCAGCCAGTACGACTTCATCGACGGCTTCGCCCGGCACATGCGCGACGCCCTGCCGAACGCCTCTTTCGTCGGCTTCACCGGGACGCCCGTGGAGCTGCGCGACGCCAACACCCGCGCCGTGTTCGGCGACTACATCAGCATCTACGACATCCAGCGGTCGGTGGAGGACGAGGCCACCGTGCCGATCTACTACGAGAGCCGGCTCGCCCAGCTGTCGCTCGACGAGCGGCTGAGGCTCCGCATCGACGAGGACTTCGACGAGGCCACCGAGGGCGAGGAGATCCAGCGCAGGGAGCAGCTCAAGACCCGCTGGGCGCAACTCGAGGCGATCGTCGGCGCCGAAGGGCGGATCCGCCAGGTCGCCGGCGACATCGTGGAGCACTACTCGCGGCGGCTCGAGGCGCTCGAGGGGAAGGCGATGGTGGTGTGCATGAGCCGCCGCATCTGCGTCGACCTCTACGGGGAGTTGGTGCGGCTCCGCCCGGAGTGGGAGCACGCCGACGACGAGGCGGGCGAGATCAAGGTGGTGATGACCGGCTCGGCGTCCGATCCGCCGGACTGGCAGCCGCACATCCGCAACAAGGCCCGTCGTGAGGCGCTCGCCCGGCGCTTCCGCGACGCCGACGATCCGCTGCGCATCGTGGTCGTGCGCGACATGTGGCTCACCGGCTTCGACGCCCCGAGCCTGCACACCATGTACGTGGACAAGCCGATGCGCGGCCACGGCCTGATGCAGGCCATCGCCCGAGTCAACCGGGTGTTCAAGGACAAGCCCGGCGGCCTGGTCGTCGACTACCTGGGGCTCGCGCACGAGTTGAAACGCGCCCTCGCCGCCTACACGCGAGACGGCGGAACAGGGCGGACGGCAATCGACCAGTCCGAGGCCGTGGCGATCATGCAGGAGCGCTACGAGATCTGCTGCGGGCTGCTCGGTGGCTTCGACTGGTCGCGCTGGACGACCGGCAGCCCCGGCGAACGGCTCGGGCTCCTGCCGGCGGCTCAGGAGCACCTGCTCGCGCAGGAGGAGGGCAAGGAGCGCTTCCTCGCTCATGTGCGCGCCCTGGAGCAGGCGTTCGCCCTGGCTGTGCCCCACGAACGCGCCCTGGCGATCCGCGACGACGTGGCGTTCTTCCAGGCCGTCCGCTCCGCGCTCGTCAAACGCACCGTCGGCGAGGCGCGGACAGACGAGGAACTGGATCATGCGATCCGCCAGATCATCGCCGGCGCGGTGGCACCCGAGGGCGTCGTGGACATCTTCGCCGCCGCCGGACTCGACAAGCCCGACATCTCGATCCTCTCCGACGAGTTCCTCGCCGAGGTGCGGGGCATGCCCCACCGGAACCTGGCCGTGGAACTGCTGCAGAAGCTGCTCAAGGGCGAGCTGTCCGCCCGGCGGCGCACCAACGTCGTGCAGGCACGGTCGTTCTCGGAGATGCTGGAGCGGAGCCTGCGCCGCTACCAGAACAGGGCCATCGAGGCCGCGCAGGTGATCGAGGAACTGATCGAACTGGCACGGGAGATGCGCGAGGCCGCCGCCCGCGGCGAGACACTGGGGCTCAACGACGACGAACTGGCCTTCTACGACGCCCTGGGCGCCAACGACAGCGCAGTCAGCGTGCTCGGCGACGGGACGCTCCGAGACATCGCCCGAGAACTGGTCGAGACCGTCCGCGCCAACGTCACCATCGACTGGACACTGCGCGAGAGCGTGCGGGCGCAGCTACGCGTCCTAGTCCGCCGCACCCTCAACCGCCACGGCTACCCACCCGACAAACAGGAACAAGCCACGCTAACCGTCATCGAACAGGCAGAAGTCCTCTCAGAACGCTGGGCCGCCTGA
- a CDS encoding TIGR02391 family protein, which translates to MGLAGPLPSLPPGEFESPTFDQVVDDDELRRTSRKLFLDGYYALAVEEAYKCLNNVVKDLTGLHHLDGVDLMQNAFSLNNPVLKLNELRTQSEKNQQRGYMEMFGAVMTGIRNPRAHEHAYLDDPVTALELLGLANHLVRIARSAVIEGS; encoded by the coding sequence GTGGGACTTGCTGGCCCGCTCCCGTCGTTGCCGCCCGGTGAGTTCGAGTCGCCGACCTTCGACCAGGTGGTTGATGACGACGAGTTGCGGCGAACGAGCCGGAAGCTGTTCCTTGACGGCTACTACGCGCTTGCAGTCGAGGAGGCGTACAAGTGCCTCAACAACGTCGTGAAGGATCTGACTGGTCTACATCATCTGGATGGCGTCGACTTGATGCAGAACGCCTTCTCGTTGAACAACCCGGTGCTGAAGCTGAACGAGTTGCGGACGCAGTCCGAGAAGAACCAGCAGCGGGGCTACATGGAGATGTTCGGCGCCGTCATGACAGGCATACGCAATCCCCGGGCTCACGAGCATGCGTACCTCGACGACCCTGTAACCGCTCTGGAGTTGCTTGGTCTGGCGAATCACCTGGTCAGAATCGCTCGCTCAGCGGTTATCGAGGGGTCGTAG